From a single candidate division WOR-1 bacterium RIFOXYB2_FULL_36_35 genomic region:
- a CDS encoding 23S rRNA (guanosine(2251)-2'-O)-methyltransferase RlmB, whose amino-acid sequence MKNEIIDNQEFVFGRNPVLEALKSGQSINKILIAKGLHGIEKIIDYARQKKVLFQFVERSAIDKVCRENNHQGVLAYISPKRYVEVEEILAVAEAKGEPPFILLLDSIEDPHNLGAILRTADAAGVHGVIIPKRRSVPLTSTVTKASSGAVFYVPVARVSNLNDAIYKLKDNRVWIVGLDSLAEQEFTKADLKLSLGLVVGSEGKGLSRLVRENCDFLVKVPMKGEISSLNASVSAAIAMYEVVRQRWG is encoded by the coding sequence ATGAAAAATGAAATAATTGACAATCAGGAATTTGTTTTTGGCAGAAATCCAGTTTTAGAAGCGTTGAAATCTGGCCAATCTATAAATAAAATCCTTATTGCAAAGGGGCTTCATGGAATAGAAAAAATTATTGATTATGCCAGACAAAAAAAGGTTTTGTTCCAGTTTGTTGAAAGAAGCGCGATTGATAAGGTTTGCAGGGAGAATAATCATCAGGGTGTTTTGGCTTATATCTCTCCTAAAAGGTATGTTGAAGTAGAAGAAATCTTAGCTGTCGCGGAGGCAAAAGGTGAGCCTCCTTTTATACTTTTATTGGATAGCATTGAAGACCCTCATAATTTGGGGGCGATATTAAGGACTGCTGATGCTGCGGGTGTTCACGGTGTTATCATTCCCAAAAGGAGGTCTGTCCCTTTAACAAGTACCGTTACCAAAGCATCATCTGGCGCTGTTTTTTATGTTCCGGTTGCACGTGTGAGCAACTTAAATGATGCTATTTATAAATTAAAAGATAATAGAGTTTGGATTGTGGGGCTTGATAGTTTAGCAGAACAGGAATTTACCAAGGCTGATTTAAAGCTCTCTTTGGGGCTAGTTGTAGGGAGTGAGGGGAAAGGATTGTCCAGGCTTGTTAGAGAAAATTGTGATTTCTTAGTTAAGGTTCCCATGAAAGGCGAGATTTCTTCATTGAATGCTTCTGTTTCCGCCGCGATTGCCATGTATGAGGTTGTAAGACAGAGATGGGGCTAG